Proteins co-encoded in one Streptococcus ruminicola genomic window:
- a CDS encoding CtsR family transcriptional regulator: MAKNTSDSIEEYIKQLLAQSGIAEIKRSNLADAFQVVPSQINYVIKTRFTESRGYTVESKRGGGGYIRIARVRFSDQHQLFDNLMANIGERISEQVFTDLIQLLFDEKIISEREGNLILATATDEVLGKDAPEIRARMLRKILQRLDRKGFHL, from the coding sequence ATGGCAAAAAATACATCTGATAGTATTGAAGAATACATCAAGCAATTACTTGCCCAATCAGGTATTGCTGAGATTAAGCGGTCAAACTTGGCAGATGCCTTTCAAGTTGTTCCTAGCCAAATTAACTACGTGATCAAAACACGTTTTACAGAAAGTCGTGGCTATACAGTCGAAAGTAAGCGTGGTGGCGGTGGCTATATTCGCATTGCTAGAGTGCGATTTTCAGACCAACACCAATTGTTTGACAACCTTATGGCAAATATCGGTGAACGTATCAGCGAGCAAGTCTTTACAGATTTGATTCAATTACTTTTTGACGAAAAAATTATTAGTGAACGTGAAGGAAATCTGATTTTAGCAACAGCTACTGATGAGGTTTTGGGAAAAGATGCTCCTGAAATTCGTGCGCGTATGTTGCGAAAAATCTTACAAAGATTAGATAGAAAAGGATTCCATTTATGA